In Bacteroidales bacterium, the sequence TTCTTTGAAAAACATCTAACACCATAATCAATACGTTTAAAGTTAAGGATGTCTGAAGCAAACTCATCGCTATCAATAACCTTTTGCATAGCATCAATATCGCCCTCCTGACTTAAAACAAGTTGAGTGGCAATGCTCTCCGAAGATATACTCTTTATTCTATCACAAGCCCAAGCAAGGTTAGCAAAAGCAAATATGGTATCTTTATCTATAAACTCTAAAATAGAGATACCAAACTTTTCGCTCATTGTAATATTAGGAATAATATCAATCTCCTCAACCTTCTCTTTTGAGAGTTGAGTTTCAATATCAAAACTCCTTATTGAATCTATCTCATCATCAAAAAAGTCAATACGATAAGGGTAAGTTCCTGCGTATGAGAAGACATCAATAATACTACCTCTTACCGAGTATTGCCCCGGCTCATAAACATAGTCGCAACGTTCAAAACCAAGATTAAAAAGAGAGTCGGCAAACTCTGTCATATCAAGCATATCTCCCACTTTGCAATGAAGAGTATCCTTTTTGAGATCCTTATCCGAGATAACCTTCTCAGCCAAAGCCTCAGGCGAAGTAACAACTAACGCACCAGCGCTTTGGTTGCTCAATCTGCCCAACACTTCGGTACGCAGAATTGCATTAGCCGAGTCAGTTTGTCCGTATTTAATTGAGCGTTTATAACCCGAAGGGAAGAAGAGAACATTTTTATTATCGCCACAAACTTGGCAAATATCATTATAGAGATACCCTGCCTCTTCTGCATCGTTGGCAACAATAATAACATTCTTGCCCATATCCTTTAAAGCCGAGAGTGCAATTGCCGAAGCAGATGCAATAAGTCCTTGCAGATGAATTGCTTTACACTTCTCATCCGCAATAGCCTTTTGCAACGCTCTCTTTCTTAAAGAGAAGTTGAAAATATCTCCAATTTTAACAATATCTATCTCTTGCATCCTTTTTTATGATAGAGTGCGAAAATACAATAAATTTATATATTGAATATTATGATACAGATGTTTAATTACTCTTCCTTTCAAGTTCTTGCAGTCCCTCTAATTTCTTTGTTTCAAGGAATTCGTAAATACCACAAAGATGTTCACGAACTCTGCCATGACCAAACTCATAAACCTTTGAAACAAGACCATCAAGAAAATCTCTGTCGTGGCTAACACAAATCAGAGTTCCATCAAAATCACGAAGAGCCTGTTTAAGAATATCTTTGGTTTTTAAATCCAGATGGTTGGTAGGTTCATCAAGTATAAGCAAATTAACAGGCTCAAGTAGCAGTTTCATAATAGCCAAACGAGTACGCTCACCACCCGAAAGAACTTTAACCTTTTTGCTACTTGCTTCGCCACCAAACATAAATGCACCCAAAAGATCGCGTATTTTATTGCGAATATCACCCTTTGCAACATCATCTATTGTCTGAAAAACGGTCAGTTCTTCATCTAACATAGATGCCTGATTTTGTGCAAAATATCCAATCTGAACATTATGACCTAATTTAAGTTCACCCTCATGCTCAAGTTCGTTCATAATACACTTTACCAACGTAGATTTACCCTCTCCGTTACGTTCCACAAAAGCAATCTTGTCGCCACGTTCAACAGTAAGTGTTACGTTTGAGAATATGCGTTTATCTCCAAATGCTTTACCAACACCATCGGTAATTACGGGGTATTGCCCTGAACGAGGAGAAGGAGGGAATTTAAGTCGTAAAGCCGAAGTATCCTCTTCATCAACCTCAATTATCTCAAGTTTCTCAAGCATCTTCACACGGCTCTGCACTTGCAGTGTTTTTGAGTATGTGCCTTTAAAACGTTCAATAAAATCTTTAGTCTCTTGAATCATCTTTTGTTGCTCCTCAAACTGCTTCATCTGCTGTTCTCGGCGTTCTGCTCTAAGTTGAAGATATTGTGAGTAGTTAACTTTGTAGTCATAAATTCTACCCATTGTAACCTCAATAGTTCTTGTGGTAATATTATCAACAAACTTGCGGTCGTGGCTTATTACAACAACTGTCTTTCCATTATTTATAATAAACTCCTCTAACCAGCCAATCGACTCAATATCCAAGTGGTTGGTAGGCTCGTCAAGCAATAGAATGTCGGGGTTACGCAACAGCATCTTTGCAAGTTCAATTCTCATTCGCCAACCTCCCGAAAACTCCGAAGTTTGTCGAGAAAAATCTTTACGTTCAAAACCCAAACCAAGAAGTGTTTTTTCAACATCCTCCTCAAAGTGAGTCATATCTATTGCGTAGAACTTCTCGCTCTTTGTGGCAACCTCTTCAATCAGAGCCATATATTCGTCACTATCGTAGTCGGTACGCTCGGTAAGTTGTCTGTTAAGTTCCTCAATCTCAGCCTCCATCTGATGAAGATGGGCAAATGCTTGAGAAGCCTCTTCAAAAACCGTTCTTCCATCTTCGGTCATTAAGTGCTGAGGTAAATAAGCAATTACTGTATCTTTAGGAGCAGACACCTGTCCGCGTGTTGCATTGCGTACCCCTGCCAAAATCTTTAACAGAGTACTTTTACCAGCACCATTTTTGCCCATAAGAGCAATACGGTCTTTCTCGTTAATAACAAATGAAATATCTTTAAATAGGGTACTACCGCCAAATTCTACGGTAAGTCCATCAACTGAAATCATAATTTTTTATTTATTCTGCGAAGATACAAATTAAATTTCAAAGAGGGAGAATTCGGAATGTTTTAAACTATATATCTGAAACGTTTTTATAGCGTAATAAAAAAGGAAGTATAAAATATGTATTAAATAGTTTTTTGTTTAAATTTGTGACATAAATCTTACTAATCAATCTATTGAGAGGAAACTTCAAGAAGGTAACACTCGGAATGTATATACTTGGAGCATTCTTCTTATTGAAGTTTATAATGTAATCAACATAAAAACAGAGTATAACAGTTATAAAATATAACTATGAATATAGTACAAGTAAAAGACAAACAATTTGCTCTTTACATATCACAAGAAACAATCAAGAAGAGAGTTAAAGAGGTTGCTGCGGAGATTGAGGCTGATTTGAAAGATAAAAATCCACTCTTCCTTGTAATATTAAACGGATCATTTGTATTTGCAGCCGATCTATTGAGAGATATGATGTTCCCATGCGAAATAACTTTTATTCGTATGGCATCATACGAGGGTACCAATACAACTGGAAAAGTTAAACAAGTTCTTGGATTACGTGAGAGTATCGAAGACCGTACAGTTGTAATTATAGAAGATATAATAGATACAGGTT encodes:
- a CDS encoding ABC-F family ATP-binding cassette domain-containing protein, which gives rise to MISVDGLTVEFGGSTLFKDISFVINEKDRIALMGKNGAGKSTLLKILAGVRNATRGQVSAPKDTVIAYLPQHLMTEDGRTVFEEASQAFAHLHQMEAEIEELNRQLTERTDYDSDEYMALIEEVATKSEKFYAIDMTHFEEDVEKTLLGLGFERKDFSRQTSEFSGGWRMRIELAKMLLRNPDILLLDEPTNHLDIESIGWLEEFIINNGKTVVVISHDRKFVDNITTRTIEVTMGRIYDYKVNYSQYLQLRAERREQQMKQFEEQQKMIQETKDFIERFKGTYSKTLQVQSRVKMLEKLEIIEVDEEDTSALRLKFPPSPRSGQYPVITDGVGKAFGDKRIFSNVTLTVERGDKIAFVERNGEGKSTLVKCIMNELEHEGELKLGHNVQIGYFAQNQASMLDEELTVFQTIDDVAKGDIRNKIRDLLGAFMFGGEASSKKVKVLSGGERTRLAIMKLLLEPVNLLILDEPTNHLDLKTKDILKQALRDFDGTLICVSHDRDFLDGLVSKVYEFGHGRVREHLCGIYEFLETKKLEGLQELERKSN
- the hpt gene encoding hypoxanthine phosphoribosyltransferase → MNIVQVKDKQFALYISQETIKKRVKEVAAEIEADLKDKNPLFLVILNGSFVFAADLLRDMMFPCEITFIRMASYEGTNTTGKVKQVLGLRESIEDRTVVIIEDIIDTGYTMQEMLRILKEKNPAEIYVTSLFVKPDNIKVDIKVDYKCFDIDNDFIVGYGLDYDQYGRNFPDIYKVVE